From a single Alloactinosynnema sp. L-07 genomic region:
- the tnpA gene encoding IS200/IS605 family transposase has translation MVALEGIRTGRHCVFALHAHLVFVTKFRHKVFGDRHLTRMEEVMRVVCADFETDLVEFNGENNHVHLLIKFPPKVALSKLVNSLKGVSSRRLRQEFPDLARHYYRANKLWSGSYFAGSASASLSVMRQYVEQQNRPG, from the coding sequence ATGGTCGCGCTTGAAGGCATTCGCACTGGTAGGCACTGTGTCTTTGCACTGCACGCTCACTTGGTGTTCGTGACGAAGTTCCGGCACAAGGTGTTCGGTGACCGGCACCTCACCAGGATGGAAGAGGTGATGCGGGTGGTGTGCGCCGACTTCGAGACCGACCTGGTCGAGTTCAACGGCGAGAACAACCATGTCCATCTGCTCATCAAATTCCCGCCCAAGGTCGCCTTGTCGAAACTGGTCAACAGCCTCAAAGGCGTGTCCAGCCGGCGGCTGCGGCAAGAGTTCCCCGACCTGGCCCGCCACTACTACAGGGCAAACAAGCTCTGGTCGGGGTCATACTTCGCTGGCTCCGCCAGCGCATCCCTGAGCGT
- a CDS encoding RNA-guided endonuclease TnpB family protein: MQLRYNYRVYPDAAQRESLARAFGCARVVFNDGLRARQEARAGDQRYVSDGDLSKQVITRAKLTPERAWLGGVSSVVLQQALADLNAAYRNLFASITGKRKGRTVAPPRFRSRKDSRQAIRFTANARFKVLDNGRLRLPKIGDLEVRWSRSLAAAPSSVTVIRDAAGRYFASFVVQSADEPLPHVEAEVGIDLGLTHFAVLSDGTKTTAPKFLRRASRKLRRLQQDLSRKQRGSNNRRKAAVKVARAHARVADTRRDWLHKRSTEIIRDNQAVYVEDLCVVGLGRTRLAKSVHDAGWARFTAMLEYKAARHGRTFARVDRFFPSTRMCSDCGHINDKMALDIRSWDCPCGSHHDRDVNAARNILAAGRADRLNDRGARVGPPAMVAPRGEAVIHPDAACSTRSVEGLSTF, encoded by the coding sequence GTGCAGCTCCGTTACAACTACCGGGTGTATCCGGATGCCGCTCAGCGCGAGTCGCTGGCCAGGGCGTTCGGATGCGCCAGGGTGGTGTTCAACGACGGACTGCGCGCACGGCAGGAAGCACGGGCCGGTGACCAGAGGTACGTTTCGGACGGGGATCTGTCCAAGCAGGTCATCACGCGGGCCAAGCTCACGCCAGAGCGGGCGTGGCTGGGCGGGGTTTCGTCGGTCGTGTTGCAACAGGCGTTGGCAGATCTGAACGCGGCGTACCGCAACCTCTTCGCTTCGATCACCGGAAAACGCAAGGGCCGCACGGTCGCACCGCCAAGGTTCCGATCACGCAAGGACAGCCGGCAGGCAATCCGCTTCACCGCCAACGCCCGGTTCAAGGTGCTGGACAACGGCCGACTGCGTTTGCCGAAGATCGGCGACCTGGAGGTGCGCTGGTCGCGCAGCCTTGCGGCGGCGCCCAGTTCGGTCACGGTGATCCGGGACGCGGCGGGCCGGTACTTCGCGTCGTTCGTCGTGCAGAGCGCGGACGAACCACTGCCCCATGTCGAGGCTGAGGTGGGCATCGACCTGGGGCTGACCCACTTCGCGGTGCTGTCGGACGGCACGAAGACCACGGCGCCGAAGTTCCTGCGTCGCGCCTCCCGCAAGCTGCGCCGCCTGCAACAAGACCTGTCCCGCAAGCAGCGAGGGAGCAACAACCGCAGGAAGGCCGCCGTGAAGGTCGCCCGCGCCCATGCGCGGGTAGCCGACACCCGGCGGGACTGGCTGCACAAGCGCTCGACCGAAATCATCCGCGACAACCAAGCGGTGTACGTCGAGGATCTGTGCGTGGTCGGTCTCGGCCGGACCCGGCTTGCCAAGTCGGTGCACGACGCGGGCTGGGCACGCTTCACGGCCATGTTGGAGTACAAGGCCGCCCGGCACGGGCGGACGTTCGCCCGGGTGGACCGGTTCTTCCCGTCCACCCGAATGTGCTCCGACTGCGGACACATCAACGACAAGATGGCGCTCGACATCCGATCATGGGACTGCCCGTGCGGGAGTCACCACGACCGGGATGTCAACGCCGCAAGGAACATTCTGGCCGCCGGACGGGCGGACAGGCTAAACGACCGTGGAGCGCGGGTAGGACCACCAGCGATGGTGGCACCGCGCGGCGAAGCGGTAATCCACCCGGACGCCGCGTGTTCCACGCGCAGCGTGGAGGGTCTCTCCACATTTTAG
- a CDS encoding CdaR family transcriptional regulator yields MITMQGVVDRVGPTLLRIIADHTEHPQVTDVIIVEAGKRTPVATGDLVLGIAVAGATDAVELVRHCGAHGAAAVLLKPPHATRNAVKTAAQRAKVAIIEVHTGAAWAQLVWLLRSVLDAAADESDASRAEGPFGDLFRLADAAAAVIDAPVTIEDANSRVLAYSARQDRTDPARVSTIMGRRVPDDVLARFRSRGVFRELSRGRTTIFVPAQRDGTLPRLIVPIRMGGELLGSMWAVVPGPVPDDRAAAFADTAPVVALHLLRRRAREDSERRRSAELIRSVLEGTGSARLVAAELDLAPGEHRVVAVDVQAQDPLGAEGVRLALVQRLTEGIGRRPAVTDMHGVLYAVVPDDGGWEQVRSTLATGGALVAAGSPVELADLARSRAEADEALSLLRAGLVDGPVALHEDVWAVLVLHRAAVAAAGVTAIGPLAALRALDEDSDGWYVDTLYEWLRHPGDPRAAAAALNIHPNTLRYRMSRVTGALDADLTEPDVRLALLTQLVALRWQ; encoded by the coding sequence ATGATCACGATGCAGGGAGTTGTGGACCGCGTAGGTCCCACCCTGCTCCGAATCATCGCCGACCACACCGAACACCCCCAAGTCACCGACGTCATCATCGTCGAAGCAGGCAAACGAACCCCAGTAGCCACCGGCGATCTAGTCCTAGGCATAGCCGTAGCCGGAGCCACCGACGCCGTAGAACTAGTCCGACACTGCGGCGCCCACGGCGCCGCAGCCGTCCTCCTCAAACCACCGCACGCCACCCGCAACGCCGTAAAAACCGCAGCCCAGCGCGCCAAAGTCGCGATCATCGAAGTACACACCGGCGCGGCCTGGGCCCAACTGGTTTGGCTCCTGCGCTCAGTCCTGGACGCCGCCGCCGACGAGTCAGACGCCTCAAGAGCCGAGGGCCCGTTCGGCGACCTCTTCCGCCTGGCAGACGCCGCCGCAGCAGTCATCGACGCACCAGTGACGATCGAGGACGCGAACTCCCGTGTCCTGGCCTACTCCGCGAGACAAGACCGCACCGACCCTGCCCGCGTATCGACGATCATGGGCCGCAGAGTCCCCGACGACGTCCTGGCCCGCTTCCGTTCCCGCGGTGTCTTCCGCGAGCTGAGCCGGGGCCGGACCACGATCTTCGTCCCCGCCCAGCGCGACGGCACCCTGCCCCGGCTGATCGTGCCCATCCGCATGGGCGGCGAACTGCTCGGCTCGATGTGGGCGGTGGTCCCCGGCCCCGTGCCCGACGACCGGGCCGCCGCGTTCGCCGACACCGCGCCCGTCGTGGCGTTGCACCTGCTGCGCAGGCGGGCGCGGGAGGACAGCGAGCGCAGACGGTCGGCCGAGTTGATCCGGTCGGTCCTCGAAGGCACCGGCAGCGCCCGGCTGGTCGCAGCCGAGCTCGATCTCGCGCCCGGCGAGCACCGGGTCGTCGCGGTCGACGTGCAGGCCCAGGACCCTCTCGGCGCCGAGGGCGTGCGGCTGGCACTGGTCCAGCGGCTGACCGAGGGCATCGGCAGGCGGCCCGCGGTCACCGACATGCACGGCGTGCTCTACGCCGTCGTGCCCGACGACGGCGGCTGGGAGCAGGTGCGGTCGACGCTGGCCACCGGCGGCGCGCTGGTGGCCGCCGGGTCGCCGGTCGAGTTGGCCGACCTGGCACGGTCCCGCGCGGAGGCCGATGAGGCGCTGAGCCTGCTGCGGGCGGGGCTGGTCGACGGTCCGGTGGCGCTGCACGAGGACGTGTGGGCCGTGTTGGTGCTGCACCGCGCCGCCGTCGCCGCCGCCGGGGTGACGGCGATCGGGCCGCTGGCCGCGCTGCGCGCCCTCGACGAGGACTCCGACGGCTGGTACGTCGACACGCTCTACGAGTGGCTGCGCCACCCCGGCGATCCCCGAGCCGCCGCCGCGGCGCTGAACATCCATCCGAACACCCTGCGGTACCGGATGTCCCGGGTGACCGGCGCGCTCGACGCCGACTTGACCGAGCCAGACGTGCGGCTCGCCTTACTCACGCAGCTGGTGGCCCTCCGCTGGCAGTGA
- the ald gene encoding alanine dehydrogenase: protein MKIAVPREIKNHEYRVALTPAGAHELTARGHDVFVETGAGLGSSITDEEYLGAGAKILATAEDVWAEGDLVLKVKEPIAVEYPRLRAGQTLFTYLHLAADEALTKALLAAGTTAIAYETVQTANGALPLLAPMSEVAGRLAPQVGAFALMKPSGGRGVLPGGVPGVHPAKVVVIGGGVAGINAATIALGMGAEVQVLDTNVDRLRQIDSQFNGRIRTVASSRYAVEQAAREADLVIGAVLVPGAKAPKLISNELVSQMQPGSVLVDIAIDQGGCFEDSRPTTHADPTYPVHNSIFYCVANMPGAVPRTSTYALTNVTLPYAVALADKGWLAALRQDNALALGLNTHAGLLTNEPVATAHALPSTPLADALA, encoded by the coding sequence TTGAAGATCGCCGTTCCCCGTGAGATCAAGAACCACGAGTACCGGGTGGCCCTCACGCCCGCGGGTGCGCACGAGCTCACCGCTCGCGGTCACGACGTGTTCGTCGAGACCGGCGCGGGCCTTGGCTCATCGATCACCGACGAGGAATACCTGGGCGCGGGCGCCAAGATCCTGGCGACCGCCGAGGACGTGTGGGCCGAGGGCGACCTGGTGCTCAAGGTCAAGGAGCCCATCGCGGTCGAGTACCCCCGCCTGCGCGCGGGCCAGACCCTGTTCACCTACCTGCACCTGGCCGCCGACGAGGCGCTGACCAAGGCGCTGCTGGCCGCTGGCACCACCGCGATCGCCTACGAGACCGTGCAGACCGCCAACGGCGCCCTGCCGCTGCTCGCGCCGATGTCCGAGGTCGCGGGCCGCCTGGCGCCCCAGGTCGGCGCGTTCGCGCTGATGAAGCCCTCCGGCGGCCGCGGCGTGCTGCCCGGCGGCGTGCCCGGCGTGCACCCGGCGAAGGTCGTCGTCATCGGCGGCGGTGTCGCGGGCATCAACGCCGCGACGATCGCACTCGGCATGGGCGCGGAGGTCCAGGTCCTCGACACCAACGTCGACCGCTTGCGCCAGATCGACAGCCAGTTCAACGGCCGCATCCGGACCGTGGCGTCGAGCCGCTACGCCGTGGAGCAGGCCGCCAGGGAAGCCGACCTGGTCATCGGCGCGGTCCTCGTCCCGGGCGCCAAGGCACCCAAGCTGATCAGCAACGAGCTGGTCTCGCAGATGCAGCCGGGTTCGGTGCTCGTCGACATCGCCATCGATCAGGGCGGCTGCTTCGAGGACTCGCGACCGACCACGCACGCGGACCCGACCTACCCGGTCCACAACTCGATCTTCTACTGCGTGGCGAACATGCCCGGCGCCGTCCCGCGCACGTCGACCTACGCGCTGACCAACGTGACGTTGCCGTACGCGGTCGCGTTGGCGGACAAGGGCTGGCTGGCGGCTCTTCGTCAGGACAACGCGCTCGCCCTGGGCCTGAACACCCACGCGGGCCTGCTGACCAACGAGCCCGTGGCCACCGCGCACGCACTGCCGTCGACTCCGCTGGCTGACGCTCTCGCCTGA
- a CDS encoding ATP-binding cassette domain-containing protein encodes MHDGSGRIVVSNLTKSFGQVAAVQNLSFHVEPGSVTGFLGPNGAGKTTTLRMLLGLVRPTAGYTTINGQPFEKLGNPGRVVGAVLEAQGFHPTRSALNHLRVYAAAMGLPDQRAHEVVQLVGLGGAANRAAGGFSLGMKQRLALATALLGDPQVLVLDEPANGLDPEGIAWLRTFLRAFASSGRTVLISSHLLAEVEQTIDQVVIISRGQTMYYGMLDDLRKQQQSRVIVQPGDPSALVAALQADGITGIQPTPDGKVAVVDATIQQIGDIAAKAGVALYGVHEEKADLEQLFFRLTSGQYAAPGMPQQYGPPQGYAMSYQQPPQTGGFQYQQPVAQHPYQQQPYQQPAAQQAYQQNSPYQAPSPYQQQPEPPSPYQPDPTANPTHNDTTGQGGNA; translated from the coding sequence GTGCACGACGGTAGCGGCCGCATCGTGGTGTCGAACCTGACCAAGAGTTTCGGTCAGGTCGCCGCGGTGCAGAACCTGAGTTTCCACGTGGAGCCGGGGTCGGTCACCGGCTTCCTCGGGCCCAACGGCGCGGGCAAGACGACGACTCTGCGGATGTTGCTCGGCCTGGTCCGGCCAACGGCGGGATACACCACGATCAACGGCCAGCCCTTCGAGAAGCTGGGCAACCCGGGACGGGTCGTCGGCGCGGTGCTGGAGGCCCAGGGCTTCCACCCCACCCGCTCGGCGCTCAACCATCTGCGGGTCTACGCCGCCGCGATGGGCCTGCCCGACCAGCGCGCGCACGAGGTGGTCCAACTCGTCGGCCTCGGCGGCGCGGCGAACCGGGCCGCGGGCGGGTTCTCCCTTGGCATGAAGCAGCGCCTCGCGCTGGCCACCGCCCTGCTCGGCGACCCGCAGGTGCTCGTGCTCGACGAGCCCGCCAACGGTCTCGACCCCGAGGGCATCGCGTGGCTGCGCACGTTCCTGCGCGCCTTCGCCTCCTCCGGCCGCACGGTGCTGATCTCCAGCCACCTGCTCGCCGAGGTCGAGCAGACCATCGACCAGGTCGTGATCATCAGCCGCGGCCAGACCATGTACTACGGAATGCTCGACGACCTGCGCAAGCAGCAGCAGTCGCGGGTCATCGTGCAGCCCGGCGACCCGTCCGCGCTGGTCGCGGCCCTGCAGGCGGACGGGATCACCGGCATCCAGCCGACCCCGGACGGCAAGGTCGCCGTGGTGGACGCGACCATCCAGCAGATCGGCGACATCGCGGCGAAGGCCGGGGTGGCGCTCTACGGGGTGCATGAGGAGAAGGCCGACCTCGAGCAGCTCTTCTTCCGCCTGACCAGCGGCCAGTACGCCGCGCCGGGGATGCCCCAGCAGTACGGGCCGCCGCAGGGCTACGCCATGTCGTACCAGCAGCCGCCGCAGACCGGGGGCTTCCAGTACCAGCAGCCGGTCGCCCAGCACCCCTACCAGCAGCAGCCGTACCAACAGCCCGCCGCACAGCAGGCGTACCAGCAAAACTCGCCCTACCAAGCGCCTTCGCCCTATCAGCAGCAGCCTGAGCCACCGTCGCCGTACCAGCCCGATCCGACGGCGAACCCGACCCACAACGACACAACCGGACAGGGAGGCAACGCCTGA